One Pseudomonas brassicacearum genomic region harbors:
- a CDS encoding anthranilate synthase component II encodes MKVFLIDAYDSFVFIISQYLEQLGLETRVERHDVPDLIQRIEAFSPDFCVLGPGPGHPADVGYIEVIRHFQGRLPLLGVCLGHQAIGLAFGAQVCRAPHVMHGKVSTIENDGRGVYDHTQARAIQATRYHSLMIRDEQVPDCLEVTSRSTDDGYVMGVRHRHLPVEGVQFHPESILTENGLELFRSFIRCYVHP; translated from the coding sequence GTGAAAGTATTCCTGATCGATGCCTACGACAGCTTCGTCTTTATCATCAGCCAATACCTGGAACAACTGGGGTTGGAAACCCGCGTCGAACGTCACGACGTGCCGGACCTCATCCAGCGCATCGAGGCTTTCTCGCCGGACTTCTGTGTGCTGGGTCCAGGTCCAGGGCATCCGGCCGACGTTGGCTACATCGAAGTGATCCGGCATTTCCAGGGCCGTTTGCCGCTGCTGGGCGTTTGCCTGGGTCATCAGGCCATCGGACTGGCCTTCGGCGCCCAGGTTTGCCGGGCCCCGCACGTGATGCACGGCAAGGTGAGCACGATCGAGAACGATGGCAGAGGCGTCTATGACCATACCCAAGCCCGTGCCATACAGGCCACCCGTTATCACTCGCTGATGATCCGCGACGAGCAGGTACCCGACTGTCTGGAGGTCACTTCGAGGTCCACTGACGATGGGTATGTGATGGGCGTGCGGCATCGCCACCTGCCGGTGGAGGGGGTGCAGTTTCACCCTGAAAGCATCCTGACTGAAAACGGCCTGGAGCTATTCCGCAGTTTCATCCGCTGTTACGTGCACCCGTGA